The nucleotide window CAGCTGCTCGGCCTGTTGGAGATCGCCGCGGGTGACCAGACGCCGGGCCCGCTCGCCGAGCGCGCGGGCGTGATCAAGGGGATCGACGCCCGGCTCGTCAACGCCGGCCGTGCTCTGGACCGCCCGCTGGAGCAAGGCGTCGGCGGCATCGCCGTCACCGCTGCTGGCCGCGGCGTCGGCGACCACCCGCAGCAGCACCCCCGGCACCGGCGTCCCGTGCCGGTCGAGCAACGCGACAACCTCCGAGCCGAGCCGAAACGCGTCGACCGCCGGCCCGGCCCGCATGGTTCGCACCGCCTCGACGGCACAGGAGGCGGCCACGGTCGGCTGGTCGGCGAGCAGAGCGAGACGGGTGAGCTGCAACGCCAACAGCGGATCCCGGTCGCCCTGGGGCGCCGGCCCGCCCCACGCGGTGTGCAACGGCTCCACCACCGCGGCGGCGGCCTCCGCCCTTTCGCTGGCGGTCAGCGGGGTGAGCCTGCCGGCGGTCAACGCGTTCACCGCGACCGCCGGCCGGTCCGGCCGATATCCGTCAGGGAAGACGTCGGCCAGGCCGAGCCCGCACAACCGCTCGATCGAGCCGCCCGTCCGCGCGGCCGGGACCGCGGCGACCGAGTCCGGTACCGGGAGGTCGAAGACGGTCAGCTGTCGCAGCAGCGCGGTATGCGCCGGTCCGGCCTGGTCGATCAGGGTGTCCAGGGCCAAGTTCTCCAGGAACTCGCGTACCTCGGTGTCCGAGGGCAGCCGGCCTCGGTCGAGGTAGGCCTCCATCCCGGCCACCGCCGTTTCTGCCCGTGCGGCGTCGACCGCCTGGCTGTAGACCAGCCGCCCGCCGATCAGATCCTGCAAGCCGGGATTGCCCCGGCTGACCGCCACCGCCCGTTCCGCGAGCTGCTGGCGTTCCTCTCGCAGCTGGTCGGTGGTGCGGGCCTGCTGCCGGCGGGCCAGTTTGCGCTGGGCCACCGCCGACAACGGCTCCAACTGCACCGCCTCCAGGCGGTCCTGCAACCCGTCCAGGGTGAACCGGAACCGGCTGGTCACCACCAGCCGGCTGTCCGTCACATCCGGGCTGAACGCCCGCAACACCGCGGCCAGCACCGGCGCCACCCCGGCCGCGACCCGGTGCAGGCCGGCTGGATCCGGCTCCAGGATCTGCTCCAGGTCATCCACAATCAACAACAGCGGCCGCTGCCCGTCGGCCGTCTGGGCGCACGGCCCGGACAACAGATCCACCAGCAGCGACTCCAACGCCTCCGGCCGCTGCCGCACCGCCGACAGACCTTGCTCGATCAACTCTCGGGCGGCCGGGTTGGTCTGCACCGCCACCGCGATCGCGTCCAGCACACCCAGAGCGCTGTAATCGCCGAACACCACCGCCACCGCCCGATCGGTGAAACGGTCCGCGATCCGCGCCGCAAGACTCGACTTACCCAACCGGCCCTGACCGTGCAACAACACCCCGGCCCGCTCACCGGCACGCAACGCCTGCAACGTCTGCCGCAACTCGCGGCGCCGGCCCACGAACATGCTCGGCTCCGCCACCGGCACATGCTGCTTCTTCTTGTCCAGGAACGTCTTGGTCGCGTGCCCGGCCGACAACAGCGTCCGCTTACGTGTCCCGGACACCACCGGCCCGCCCCCGTCCGGACCCAGCCAGACGCGCGCCAGATGCCAGTCCTCGCGCAGCCGCGGGTTCGGCGAGGCCAGGACCGCCCGGCGGGCGTCACCGACCGCCACCGCCAACGGCGCCCGATCCCGCAACCGGCGATACAACTCCTGCGCGAACAGGATCGCCGCGCCATCGGTCACCGACCCATCCCAGCCGATCACCGCCGGCACCCCCGCCGCGACCAGCCCGGTCGCCATCGAATGCGCCACCACCCCACCCGCACCCACCGCCGCCCCGGCACGCCGGCCGGGACCAGCCGGTAGATGCCCGTCGGTGTCCGCACCGGTCGCTGTCAGGCACGCCGACACGAACACCAGCCGGGTCTTCCCGTCGACCAACCGCACCAACTCCGGCGCCGCCGTCGGGCGGCCCTGACCGAGCTCGTCCTCCATCAGCAACACCGGCACACCCGCCACACCCGGCCCGGCCCGCCAGTTGTTCACCCCGTGACACGACAGGTGCACCACCGGCATCCCACCCAGATCCGCCAGCCGATGACCCAACTGCACCGGATCCCCGGTGTCCTCCACGACGAGATCGATCCGCGGGTCACCGATCGCGTCCAGGATCGCCGACTCCTCGGCCTCGAAATCCAGCTCCGCCTGCCCCCGCGGCGACGATGCCATGAACATCACACCCAGACGAAACCCGTCCAGGGTCTGCGCCGGTTTCGGCGTGCCGAGCCGGCGCACCACCTCGAATCGCGCCAGTCGGTCCGCGGCCAGGAGACCTCCGTCCGGGCGGGCCAACACCTCGAACGGGGCCCGTAGCACCGCCCACGCCGCATCCGACGGCTGCTGCGGTGCTTGCACCTCGAACACCACCGGCGCTCCCACCCGTTTCAACAGCGCGCTCAGCTGCCGGTGATCGCCGTCCAGCCACTGAAACAGCTCCTGGCCCAACCCGATGAACTCCGCGTCGTCGGCGGCCGCGTACACCGCCCGCACATACCGGTCCGCGAGCTCGCGCAACGTCCGCGCATCCTCAGGCCCCAGCAACCGGCGCGGCCCGACCCGCTCTCCGCCAGCCAGAACCTCAAAACCCGCGTCGTCAAGCACCAGACCGGTGATCACTAGTTTCGCCTCTCGCCGTTACTAGCAGCCACCGCACCCTAGAAGAAACAACCCCTGGAACACGACCCCCCGACCGTTTACATCCGAAACCGAACGGGTGCCGCCCAACACAACCCCGCCAACCAACCGGCCACAGCAGACCGAGTGCGGGGGACGTGACGGAAGCGTGTGGTGACGCTCGCGGTCCTGGTAGTGCCGCCCGCGTGAGCTCGCCGGCCGGCAACCGTGCGGGTTGGGGGGATGCGCACGGTTGCCGGACGGACGTTTCTAGGCGAGCGGCGTCGTGACGGTGAAGGAGGCGTCCGCCCGGAGGGTGGCGCTGCCGTCGTTGCGGTCGATGCGCAGCTCGTAGTTGTAGTGCCGGATGTAGAAGCCCGGGTAGTTGTACGACTCGAACGAGGTCGTCCCGGTGCCGGACAGGCCGGCACGGCCGCAGAAGGTGGCGTCATTGCGGAACGTCGCCGTGCCGTCGTTCGCGGCCAGCACCAGGCGGTTGTTGTAGTGGCGCAGGTAGCGGCCGGTCGGGTTGATCGACTGCAACGAGTAGCAGTTGCCGTTGGCCAGGCCGGCGCCGACGGTGAACGTCGCGGACTGCCGGTCGGCGGTGCTGCTCGCCGAGCTCAGCGGGTCGATGTAGCCCAGGTTGTCGCGGTGGCGCACGTAGCGGTCGGTGAAGTTCGCCGAGCGCAGCGACCGGTTGCCGGTCGGCACGGCGGTGCTGTCGCCGACGTTCTCGCGCAGCACGGTGAAGTGCCGGACGGTGCCGGAGAGCCCGGGCAGCTCGGTCTTCGCCGACCAGGTGTTCAGGTCGGTGCTGTCCGCGTAGTAGTAGCGGCCCGCGCCGTACTGGTCGAAGTAGAGCCGCCAGGCGCCCGACGGGAGCTGCACGAGCGCCGGGCCCTCGAGCCCGGAGCCCCAGCCGGCCCAGTTGCCCGTACCGGTGAAGGTCCACGGCCCGGTGAGCGACGCCGCCGTCGCGTGCTCGATGTACTTGGTGGTCTCGTTCTTGACGAACGCGTGGTAGGTGCCGCCGGAGCGCACGACGAACGTGTCGATGTGGTTCGCCGGGATGCCGATCGCCGCACGCGAGCTCCAGGTGGAGAGGTCGGCGCTGGTCGCGGTGATCCGGTACGGCTGGAACTGCCCCGCCGTGCCCGCGGTCGACGCGGAGAAGATGACGTGGATGCTGCCGTCGGTGTCCTTGAACCACTCCGGCGCCCAGGTGCTGCCCGTCGAGCCGTTGAGCCCGACGGTGACGTTGCGCAGGAACGTCCAGTTCACGTGGTCGGCGCTGCGGGCGAAGCCGATCGTGTTACCGGTCCAGTTGGTGGTGTAGACGATGTAGTAGTAGCCGTCGGTGTGCCGCATGACGCTCGGGTCGCGGATCAGCCCGGACGGCGGCGTGTAGGCGTTCGCCCGGATCAGGCTGTAGTCCGTGGCGTTCGACGAGTCGTAGACGTACATGTTGGACTCGCTGGAGTTGGTGAACGCGGTCATCAGGTAGTGCGGTGCGGGGCCGGCCGCGGCGGCGGGGTTTTCGCTCAGCCCGACCCAGGCAGCGCCGGCCGCCAGGCCGCTCAGGGCGGCGGCCAGGATTCGTCGGTGCACGGCTCCTCCAATTGTGACCGGTAACAATCGATGGCGTTCATCTCAGCGCAATACATAGACTCCCGTCAAGATGCGGTCAGGGGCGGACCGTCCAGTCCTGCACGTCGATCTGACTGCCGCCGTAGCGCGGGGCGAAGATGCTCAGCACGCCGAGGCCGCGCAGCCGCTCGTGGTCGATCAGCGGGTCGGAGTAGTAGATCGCCGCCGAGGTGTACCGCAGCGTCCAGTCCGTCCAGCCGGAGGCCTTCGACGCGGTCTCGATGTGCAGCTTGCGGGTCGAGGAGTCCCCGCTGGCGACGTAGAGGTTGTCGCCGGCGTCGACGCCGATGTCACCGCGGCTGGACCGCTCCAGGAACGGCGTGTAGGTCTGGTGCCACACCTTCGACGCCTTGTCCCGCCAGTAGTGCACCAGCACGGCGCTCTCCCGGGCGGCGGTGAAGTCCGCATTGGACGCGGCCGCCGCGGGCAGGTGCGACGCCAGCACGTGCACGATCCCGGCCGCGTCGACGACCTGGGACTCCTGGTTGATCAGGCCGCGGTTCTGGCCGATGGACCAGACCCGCAGGCCGGCCGAGTCGGAGATCAGCGGCGTGCTGCCGGTCGTCGCGACGACCGTTCCGGCGTTGTTGCGCCAGGTGCGCCCGTCGTCCCGGCTGTACGCGTAGAACAGGTCGTGGTTGGTGCTCGCGTTCGAGGTCTCGCGGACCGTCCACGTGGCGTGCAGCAGGCCCGTCGAGTCGTACTCGAGGCCGAACAGGTAGGCGTTGTTGTCGGCCGTGGTGCCGTCGATGAACCGGCCGACGAGGGTCCACGCGCCGGACGCGTACTCGTAGAGCACCTCGTCGCCGGCGCCGCTGGTGCCGGTCCGCAGGGCGAGTTGCAGCTTGCCGGCCGGGGTGGTGAGGAACTGCGGGTAGGTCAGCGCGGGCATGGCCGCGCCGGTCAGCGTCGTCCGCACGGCGCCGAAGCTGCTCGCCTGCCAGGCCGCGGTGTCCGGCGAGGTGGCCAGCCCGGCGACCGACCTGCGGTAGCGCAGCGCCGAGGAGTGCATGTCGAAGGCGAGGTGCAGCGTGCCGTCCTGCCGGGAGACGCCGATGCTGATGGTGTTGTGCGAGTCGGTCGAGGTGGTCGCGTAGTCGGTGAGCCGCAGGTTCTGCCAGGCGCCGGACGGCAGCTTGCGCCGGGACAGGTTGACGTAGCCGCTCTGGTCCCAGAACGCCGTGTACTGCCAGCCGGCGACCGTGGTGATGCCGTCCTGCTGGAAGGACTCGCCGTTCATGTAACCGGTGTAGGTCAGCGCGGTCCGGCCCGTCGTGGTGAGCACGGTGACCGAGGTCTGTGTCACCGACGGCGCCGCCGCCAGCGCGGGCGTGCCCGCCAGGAGGGTGGCGAGCAGGAGGACAACGGCGAGCATGAAACGTTTCATCGATCGACCTCGAATGGCTTCGACGGTGCGCGGAAGGCTCCCGAGACGTTAAGCCGCCGGATCCGAGACAGTCAAGTCCATCAATGCGCGGCGACGCTCACCCGGTTGCGGCCGCCGTGCTTCGCGGCGTACAGGGCGCGGTCGGCCCGGGCCAGCACGGGCGACGGATCGCTGCCCAGCGCGGCCGTCGCGACGCCGAGGCTGACCGTCACCGGCAGGCCGCCGGTCAGCGGTGCCCAGTCGTGCTCGGCCACCGCGCGGCGCAGCTCATCGAGCCGCAGCGCCGCGCCGGCGTCGTCCGGTCCGGCGATCACGACCAGGAACTCCTCGCCGCCGAGCCGGGCCGCGAAGCCCGGCGCCGCGGCGGCCTCGAGCAGCAGCCCGGCGACCGCGACCAGCACCCGGTCGCCGATCTGGTGCGAGCACTGGTCGTTGATCCGCTTGAAGTGGTCCAGGTCGGCGATCGCCACGACGGCCGGCGTCCGCGCCAGCAGCGCCGGCAGCTGCTCGTCGACGTACCGGCGGTTGTGCAGGCCGGTCAGCGGATCACGCCGGGCCTGCTCGCGGAACCGCTCGGCCTCGCGCCGGGCCTCCGCGGTCTCGAACATCGCGTGCCGGGTGCGGGCCTGTGCCGCCCGCTCCCGCGACACCAGGCGCTGCTCGGCCGCGTGGTACTCCTTGTGCGCCGCGAACGCGCGCGCGAACTCCCCGCGCGCGGCGTGCAGCTCCGCCTGCTCCTGCAACACCCGTACGCCGATGCCGGCGAGGTCGCGCTCGCGGCACAGGACGGCACACTCGTCGAGGCTGTCCTGCGCCTGCGCGGTGTCGCCCAGGTGGCGTTGCGCCACGGCGAGGGTGAGCAGGAACTCGGCCATCGAGTCGATGTCGTCCCCGCCGCCGGCCGCCTGCTCCGCAACGTTCGCGCGGGCGGTGCGGGCCGCGTCGCCGTGCCGGCCCAGGGCGATCTCGATGCGCGCGAGTGTGTCCACCGCGTCCGGGGTGAGCCGCTGCCCGGCCCGGTCGGTGGTCTCGCGCAGCCGCTCCATGGCGGCCCAGGCCCGCTCGAAGTCGCCGGCGAGGTACTCCGCGTACGCGAAGTTGTTGAGCACCGTCACCAGCATGGCGGTGTCCGCCAGGCCCAGCGCGATCTCCTCGGCCTGCCGGTACCGCTCGCGGGCGGCGTCCGGCGAGCCGGCCATGGCCAGGTCGTCGGCCAGCTTCACCAGCATCACGGCCCGCAGCCGCGGCGGGGTGTCGTCGTCGAGGAACTCGACGGCGCGCAGCGCGTGTTCGAGCCCGGTCGCGGTGTCGCCGAGGTTGTCGTAGACCGCGGACAGCATCTGATGGCTGCGGGCCAGCAGCGGCCGGTGCGCGCGCTCGTCGGCCCAGCTGTTGGCCTCCCAGCACATCCGGGCGGCCCGGGCAACGTCGCCGGCGCGCCGGTGCATGTTGGCCTGCAACAGCCGGGCGCGGACCTGCACCGCCTCGTCCGGCAGCGCGCGTGCGGCGAGCTCGATCTGCTCGGAGCGGGCCAGCACCGTCTCGGTGTCCGCCCCGAAGCGGTCCTCCAGCGCGGTCAGTTCCGCATCCAGGTCGCGCCCGGCGATCGAGGCCTCACTCACAGCGTTCATTATCGGTTGCCGCCGCCCGATCCGGAACCTCCCGACCGCCCCGCGCGGCGTGCCGCGCGGGGCGTATTCGGTCAGACCATCAGGTCCACGGTGCCGGTCTTCTCCTGCCGCTCCGCCAGCGCCTTCACGTCGGTCTTGACGACCGCCTCCTTGTCCGCGGCGGCGACCCTCTGTGCGCTCTTCTCGGCGAGGTCCGAGGCGACCTTCTCCTGGAACCGCTGGAACTCGATGCGCGCGGCGGAACCGGTCGAATTCGCCGGGCCGATGCCTTCTACCGCCATGCCGTACTCCCGTCAGATGATCTACTCTCGGCCCTTCCATCGGCCGGTCGATCGACATCTGCACCTTTATTCGCGAAATCCTAAGGACGGGCGCGTTCCAGCCGGTCGCGCAGGGCGGTCGCGTGCCGGACGGAGTTGATGCCCAGCCAGCGCAGCGGCTCCGGTTCCCAGCGCCGGGACCGGTGCCCGACCCAGGGCAGCCCGGTCAGGTCGGTGCCGGCGCCGGTGATCAGGTCGGCGAGCGTCCGGCCGGCCAGGTTGGCCGCCGCGACGCCGTCGCCGACGTAGCCGCCGGCCCAGGCGACGCCGTCGCGGAGCCCTACCGAGGGCATCCAGTCCCGGGGGATGCCCAGCGGCCCGCCCCACCGGTACTCGACCGGCATGGACACGCCGAACAGGTCGGCCAGGGCCCGGCGCAGCGCGTCGAAGACCGCCGGCTCCCGGTCGTACGCCGGGCGCACCCGCGACCCGAAGTGGTACGGCGCGCCCCGCCCGCCGAACGCGAGCCGGTCGTCGGCGGTGCGCTGACCGTAGACGATCAGGTGCCGATAGTCGGTGAACGTCTCCCGCCGGGCCAGCCCGATCCGCTCCCACGCCGACGGCGGCAGCGGCTCGGTGGCGATCATCAGCGAGTACACCGGCGCCAGCGCGTGCCGGTGCCCGGCCAGCCCGGAGGTGTAGCCCTCCAGGGCGCGGACCACGACGTCCGCGCGTACCGTGCCGTGGTCGGTGACCACCGACCCGCGCGACAGCCGCAGCGCCCGGGTGCCCTCGTAGATCGCGACGCCGCCGCGCTCGACCGCCGTGGCCAGGCCGCGGACCAGGGTCGCGGGCTGTAGCGAGGCGCAGTCCGGGCTGAAGGTTCCGCCGCGGACGCCGGTCGCGCCGCAGATGCCCGCCGCCGCAGCGGCGTCCAGCAGCCGCACGTCCAGGCCGTACTCCTCGGCCTCGCGCGCGGAAGCCTCGGCCCGGCGCAGCTGGGCGGCCGAGCGGGCCAGCGCCACCGTCCCGCCCTTGGCGAAGGAGCAGTCGATGCCCTCCGCCGCGGCCGCCCGGCCCACCTCGTCCACGCTCGCGGCCAGCGCGCGGTGCATGGCCACGGCGGCGTCGCGCCCGTGCCGGCGGGCCAGCGCGCTCACCGGCACCGGGAACAGCCCGGAGCACCAGCCGCCGTTGCGGCCCGACGCGCCGAAGCCCGCGTACTCGGCCTCCAGCACCGCGATCCGCAGGCCCGGGTCGGCGCGCGCCAGGTAGTACGCGGTCCACAGCCCGGTGTACCCGCCGCCGACGATCGCGACGTCGACGTCGCGGTCGCCGGGCAGCGGCGACCGGGCGGCCGCCGGCTCGTGCGCGGCGGCCAGCCAGTACGACGCGCTCAGAGGTGGGTCCAGGCCTCGGTGAGCACCGAGCGCAGCGCCTGCTCGATCTCGGCGAAGTGCTGCTCCTCGCAGATCAGCGGGGGAGCGAGCTGGATGACCGGGTCGCCGCGGTCGTCGGCGCGGCAGTACAGCCCGCTCTCGAACAGCGCGCGGGACAGGAAGCCGCGCAGCAGCCGCTCGGACTCGTCGGCGTCGAACGTGGCCTTGGTGGCCTTGTCCTTGACCAGCTCGATGCCGAAGAAGTAGCCGTCGCCGCGGACGTCGCCGACGATCGGCAGGTCGGTCAGCCGGTCCAGGTAGGACCGGAACAGCGCCGAGTTCGCCCGGACGTGGCCGTTGAGGTCCTCGCGCTCGAAGATGTCGAGGTTGGCCAGGGCGACCGCGGACGCCACCGGGTGCCCGCCGAACGTGATGCCGTGCGAGAACGAGTTCGCGCCGGTCAGGAACGGCTCGACCAGGCGCTCGGACGCGATCATCGCGCCCAGCGGGACGTACCCGGAGGTCAGGCCCTTGGCGCAGGTGATGATGTCGGGGGTGTAGCCGTAGCGGGCCGAGCCGAAGTACTCGCCGAGCCGGCCGAACGCGCAGATCACCTCGTCGGAGACGAGCAGCACGTCGTAGCGGTCGCAGATCTCGCGGACCCGCTGGAAGTAGCCGGGCGGCGGCGGGAAGCAGCCGCCGGCGTTCTGCACCGGCTCGAGGAACACGCAGGCCACCGTGTCCGGGCCCTCGAACTCGATGGCCTCGGCGATGCGGTCCGCGGCCCAGATGCCGAACTGCTCCTCGCTCATGGACTCGTCGGGGCGCCGGTAGTAGTTGGTGTTCGGCACCTTCAGCGCGCCCGGCACGAGCGGCTCGAACTCCTGCTTGATCAGCGGCAGGCCGGTGAGCGACAGCGCGCCCATTGTGGTGCCGTGGTACGCGATGGTCCGCGAGATCGCCTTGGTCTTCATCGGCTTGCCGGTCAGCTTGAAGTAGCTGCGGGCCAGCTTCCACGCGCTCTCGACGGCCTCGGAGCCGCCGGTGGTGAAGAAGACCCGGTTCAGGTCGCCGGGCGCCAGCGCGGCGAGCCGCTCGGCCAGCTCGACCGCGGTCGGGTGCGCGTAGGACCAGAGCGGGAAGTAGGCGAGCTCCGAGGCCTGCTTGGAGGCGGCCTCGGCCAGCTCGGTGCGGCCGTGCCCGGCCTGCACCACGAACAGGCCGGAGAGCCCGTCCAGGTAGCGGCGGCCCTGCTGGTCCCAGATGTACGGCCCGGAGCCGCGCACGATGACCGGCACCTCGGCGGCGCCGGCGCCGGTGTATGAGGACATCCGGGTGAAGTGCATCCACAGATGGTCCCGGGCGGCGGCGGAGAGTTCTTCGGTCATCGGGTCCCCCACGCGTAGGTCTGCTTGGCGAGCTTCAGGTACATGAATGTCTCCGTTCCGGTGACGCCCGGCACCGCACGGATGGAGTCGTTGAGCAGCGTCAGCAGGTGCTCGTCGTCGGTGCAGACGAGCTCGACGAGCAGGTCGTAGCCGCCGGCGCAGTAGACGACGTAGTCGACCTCGGGTATCTGGGCGAGGGCCTCGGCCACCGGGCGCAGGTCGCCGGTCACCTTGACGCCGACCATCGCCTGCCGGGCGAAGCCCAGCATCAGCGGGTCGGTGACCGCGACGATCTGCATCATGCCTCCGTCGAGCAGGCGTTGTACGCGCTGCCGGACGGCCGCCTCCGACAACCCGATGATCTTGGCGAGCCCGGCGTAGGACATGCGTCCGTCGCGTTGCAGGTGCTCGATGATCTGCTTGTTGACATCGTCCAGGGCCAGGTCCGTCACGCTGCGATTCTGGCTTGAGCCCGGGGGAATCGCAACGGAATCCGTTGGCGAGTTCCGGCCGGTCCCGTGATTCCGTCGCGCTGACCCCCCGAAGGTGGCGCGGGCGCTCCGGGCCGGCGGTGTCGTGGTCTCACAACTGCGTTTATCGCAGATTTTTGGGCCATTGACAAGCGTTTCCGTCGCGCTAACGTGCTCGTAACACGTTTTCGGTGCTTGTTACGCGGAGAGGCGTTGTCATGCGTGTACTGCTCGTAGGTGCCGGCGGCGTCGGCGCCGCGGCCGTCGGCATCGCCGCCCGCCGCGACTTCTACGAACGCTTCGTGGTCGCCGACCGAGACCTCGCCCGCGCACAGGCGGCGGTGTCCGGGCATGAGCCGAAGGGCTTCGTCGCGGCCGAGCTGGACGCCTCGTCGGCGCCGGCCGTGACCGCGCTCTGCCGCGAGCACGGCATCACCCACGTGCTCAACGCCGTCGACCCGCGCTTCGTCATGCCGATCTTCGACGGCGCGCACGCGGCCGGCGCCGACTACCTCGACATGGCCATGTCGCTGTCGCGCCCGCACGCCGAGCAGCCGTACTCACTCACCGGCGTCAAGCTGGGCGACGAGCAGTTCGCCGCGGCCGGCCGCTGGCTCGACGAGGGCCGGCTCGCCCTTGTCGGCATGGGCGTCGAGCCGGGCCTGTCCGACGTCTTCGCGAGGTACGCCGCCGATCACCTCTTCTCCCGGATCGACGAGATCGGCATCCGGGACGGCGGCAACCTCGTCGTCGCGGGCTACGACTTCGCGCCCTCGTTCTCGGTGTGGACCACGATCGAGGAGTGCCTCAACCCGCCGGTGATCTGGGAGGCGGACCGCGGCTGGTTCACCACCGAGCCGCTGAGCGAGCCGGAGGTCTTCGACTTCCCCGGCGGCATCGGCGAGGTCGAGTGCGTGCACGTCGAGCACGAGGAGGTGCTGCTCATCCCGCGCTGGGTGCCCGCGCGGCGGGTCACCTTCAAGTACGGCCTGGGCAAGGAGTTCATCGACGTCCTGAAGACCCTGCGCAAGCTAGGGCTGGAC belongs to Amorphoplanes digitatis and includes:
- a CDS encoding tetratricopeptide repeat-containing diguanylate cyclase, with amino-acid sequence MNAVSEASIAGRDLDAELTALEDRFGADTETVLARSEQIELAARALPDEAVQVRARLLQANMHRRAGDVARAARMCWEANSWADERAHRPLLARSHQMLSAVYDNLGDTATGLEHALRAVEFLDDDTPPRLRAVMLVKLADDLAMAGSPDAARERYRQAEEIALGLADTAMLVTVLNNFAYAEYLAGDFERAWAAMERLRETTDRAGQRLTPDAVDTLARIEIALGRHGDAARTARANVAEQAAGGGDDIDSMAEFLLTLAVAQRHLGDTAQAQDSLDECAVLCRERDLAGIGVRVLQEQAELHAARGEFARAFAAHKEYHAAEQRLVSRERAAQARTRHAMFETAEARREAERFREQARRDPLTGLHNRRYVDEQLPALLARTPAVVAIADLDHFKRINDQCSHQIGDRVLVAVAGLLLEAAAAPGFAARLGGEEFLVVIAGPDDAGAALRLDELRRAVAEHDWAPLTGGLPVTVSLGVATAALGSDPSPVLARADRALYAAKHGGRNRVSVAAH
- a CDS encoding BNR repeat-containing protein; translated protein: MKRFMLAVVLLLATLLAGTPALAAAPSVTQTSVTVLTTTGRTALTYTGYMNGESFQQDGITTVAGWQYTAFWDQSGYVNLSRRKLPSGAWQNLRLTDYATTSTDSHNTISIGVSRQDGTLHLAFDMHSSALRYRRSVAGLATSPDTAAWQASSFGAVRTTLTGAAMPALTYPQFLTTPAGKLQLALRTGTSGAGDEVLYEYASGAWTLVGRFIDGTTADNNAYLFGLEYDSTGLLHATWTVRETSNASTNHDLFYAYSRDDGRTWRNNAGTVVATTGSTPLISDSAGLRVWSIGQNRGLINQESQVVDAAGIVHVLASHLPAAAASNADFTAARESAVLVHYWRDKASKVWHQTYTPFLERSSRGDIGVDAGDNLYVASGDSSTRKLHIETASKASGWTDWTLRYTSAAIYYSDPLIDHERLRGLGVLSIFAPRYGGSQIDVQDWTVRP
- a CDS encoding tetratricopeptide repeat protein translates to MITGLVLDDAGFEVLAGGERVGPRRLLGPEDARTLRELADRYVRAVYAAADDAEFIGLGQELFQWLDGDHRQLSALLKRVGAPVVFEVQAPQQPSDAAWAVLRAPFEVLARPDGGLLAADRLARFEVVRRLGTPKPAQTLDGFRLGVMFMASSPRGQAELDFEAEESAILDAIGDPRIDLVVEDTGDPVQLGHRLADLGGMPVVHLSCHGVNNWRAGPGVAGVPVLLMEDELGQGRPTAAPELVRLVDGKTRLVFVSACLTATGADTDGHLPAGPGRRAGAAVGAGGVVAHSMATGLVAAGVPAVIGWDGSVTDGAAILFAQELYRRLRDRAPLAVAVGDARRAVLASPNPRLREDWHLARVWLGPDGGGPVVSGTRKRTLLSAGHATKTFLDKKKQHVPVAEPSMFVGRRRELRQTLQALRAGERAGVLLHGQGRLGKSSLAARIADRFTDRAVAVVFGDYSALGVLDAIAVAVQTNPAARELIEQGLSAVRQRPEALESLLVDLLSGPCAQTADGQRPLLLIVDDLEQILEPDPAGLHRVAAGVAPVLAAVLRAFSPDVTDSRLVVTSRFRFTLDGLQDRLEAVQLEPLSAVAQRKLARRQQARTTDQLREERQQLAERAVAVSRGNPGLQDLIGGRLVYSQAVDAARAETAVAGMEAYLDRGRLPSDTEVREFLENLALDTLIDQAGPAHTALLRQLTVFDLPVPDSVAAVPAARTGGSIERLCGLGLADVFPDGYRPDRPAVAVNALTAGRLTPLTASERAEAAAAVVEPLHTAWGGPAPQGDRDPLLALQLTRLALLADQPTVAASCAVEAVRTMRAGPAVDAFRLGSEVVALLDRHGTPVPGVLLRVVADAAASSGDGDAADALLQRAVQSTAGVDEPGVDPLDHARALGERARRLVTRGDLQQAEQLLRRAHQLFTTAGSELEAAAVDGEIADILYQRGDYDEALRIHRQVQLPVYERLGDNRETAVTWGNVADILFHRGDYDEALRIHREETLPVYERLGDTRSTAVAWGKIADILYQRGDYDESLRIRREMQLPVFERLGDTRETAITWGRIADILYQRGDYDESLRIHREQTLPVYERLGDTHSTAITWSKIADILYQRGDYDESLRIHREETLPVYERLGDTRSTAVTWGKVADILFQRDDYDEALRIRQEVQLPVFERLGDIRSTAVAWGKIADILYERGDYDEALRIRHEVQLPVYKRLGETRETAITWGRIADILYQRGDYDEALRIHQEEALPVYERLGDIGGIASVNWGQAQIELAQRDYQSAHDHMVEAFQVFHRLQRPDGVAVVGSTLGELLLAASLPDAAEAVLESSLTAARTIGNSALETHIRTLLSRIDTPQGPTDS
- a CDS encoding glycoside hydrolase family 43 protein, whose translation is MHRRILAAALSGLAAGAAWVGLSENPAAAAGPAPHYLMTAFTNSSESNMYVYDSSNATDYSLIRANAYTPPSGLIRDPSVMRHTDGYYYIVYTTNWTGNTIGFARSADHVNWTFLRNVTVGLNGSTGSTWAPEWFKDTDGSIHVIFSASTAGTAGQFQPYRITATSADLSTWSSRAAIGIPANHIDTFVVRSGGTYHAFVKNETTKYIEHATAASLTGPWTFTGTGNWAGWGSGLEGPALVQLPSGAWRLYFDQYGAGRYYYADSTDLNTWSAKTELPGLSGTVRHFTVLRENVGDSTAVPTGNRSLRSANFTDRYVRHRDNLGYIDPLSSASSTADRQSATFTVGAGLANGNCYSLQSINPTGRYLRHYNNRLVLAANDGTATFRNDATFCGRAGLSGTGTTSFESYNYPGFYIRHYNYELRIDRNDGSATLRADASFTVTTPLA
- a CDS encoding aspartate aminotransferase family protein yields the protein MTEELSAAARDHLWMHFTRMSSYTGAGAAEVPVIVRGSGPYIWDQQGRRYLDGLSGLFVVQAGHGRTELAEAASKQASELAYFPLWSYAHPTAVELAERLAALAPGDLNRVFFTTGGSEAVESAWKLARSYFKLTGKPMKTKAISRTIAYHGTTMGALSLTGLPLIKQEFEPLVPGALKVPNTNYYRRPDESMSEEQFGIWAADRIAEAIEFEGPDTVACVFLEPVQNAGGCFPPPPGYFQRVREICDRYDVLLVSDEVICAFGRLGEYFGSARYGYTPDIITCAKGLTSGYVPLGAMIASERLVEPFLTGANSFSHGITFGGHPVASAVALANLDIFEREDLNGHVRANSALFRSYLDRLTDLPIVGDVRGDGYFFGIELVKDKATKATFDADESERLLRGFLSRALFESGLYCRADDRGDPVIQLAPPLICEEQHFAEIEQALRSVLTEAWTHL
- a CDS encoding NAD(P)/FAD-dependent oxidoreductase, whose product is MDPPLSASYWLAAAHEPAAARSPLPGDRDVDVAIVGGGYTGLWTAYYLARADPGLRIAVLEAEYAGFGASGRNGGWCSGLFPVPVSALARRHGRDAAVAMHRALAASVDEVGRAAAAEGIDCSFAKGGTVALARSAAQLRRAEASAREAEEYGLDVRLLDAAAAAGICGATGVRGGTFSPDCASLQPATLVRGLATAVERGGVAIYEGTRALRLSRGSVVTDHGTVRADVVVRALEGYTSGLAGHRHALAPVYSLMIATEPLPPSAWERIGLARRETFTDYRHLIVYGQRTADDRLAFGGRGAPYHFGSRVRPAYDREPAVFDALRRALADLFGVSMPVEYRWGGPLGIPRDWMPSVGLRDGVAWAGGYVGDGVAAANLAGRTLADLITGAGTDLTGLPWVGHRSRRWEPEPLRWLGINSVRHATALRDRLERARP